The DNA segment GACCAAGAACACCAGCGACGTTGGCGAAGGTCTTGAACTGGCTGGAGAGAGGGGGTGACTTGCCCAGAAGAAGAGGTGTGTCCTCCCTAGGAAGTGGCATTTTAAGGGTAataagaggaggaggaagcttGCTTGTCAAAGCCCATCTGAAGAGGGAATAGGGAACTCAGCAGAAAGCTTTCTCGCCGGGGAAATGAATCTGAATCAATCAAAGAAGAGCAAAGATGAGATGGGcgacagaagaagaagacagagtCGGAAACTAGTTGGTTGATTGCGTCGGAGGACTCCGATAGAGACGCTCGCTCATTTTGAAGGGTCAAAGAGCCACTACGAGGGTGTTTCAGATTCTTAGTACGGCCCATGAACGATCTTTAGTTTCGTTTTGTAACAGCGAATCTCTTCTACTTGCCGGTtgaggtttaaaaaaaaaaaacagaaaagaaacATCACATTAAGTtgaaaagaaaatgttttgtCTGATTCCACAACAGCATGGTGGGTTCAGATCTTATTGATTGTTGTTACAGAAAGACTTGATGCTCAACTATTAATGGACCTTTATAGCTCATCTCGTGACCCACTCTTGCTTTCATATGATGCATAAGCTTTGATTATTGAAACATACACGTCAATCCCCTTCAAATACTCAGCTCTGCCCAGATACtgcaacaaaacaaaaccacaTGCGTTAGGAAACTGATAATGATAAATGATAACAAATCATCACACACCTCATTGTGGTCATGAAGCAAACTCGGGGTGTTTGAAATGGGAGAGAACCCAAAGGCGGGAACGCCAGCCATCCGGAAGTAGCGAGCATCTGTTGATGCAGGGAAAATCTCAGGCTTACTAGTTTTACCTCCAGCTTCCTTGACAGCATTTTCCAAGAGCCTCCACCAAGGATTTGAATCATCTGCTGTTGTAAGGAGCGGTTCCCCCGAATGCTTCTGCTTGAACTGCCTCAGACATTGACAACACTTTTTGTCTATAATTTGCATGGATAGAGTAGAGAGATCCAACACTGCTAGGCTTGAAGAGGACAAGAAATTACCTCAACGGACATGTTGCGTGCAGCGGGTGCCCATTCCTCCACCAAACGCCTTTCGAGTGCTTCAGAATCAACGCTGGGTGGGATACGAATGTCGAAACCAGCTTCTGCCTCAGATGGTTGCAGATTCATCACGAAACCCTTGgagagagagaataaagagcCAAATTTTCAGATGAATTTCATAATAAAAGACATCAACTATCAAGGCAAAATGGGAGGAGAGACAAGTTACAGTTGGGGAGGGAGTGCCAGCCTTGAGGAAGGCCATGTTAACGGAGACGACATCGCCTTCAGCAGTGCCACCAGCTTTGAGCAGATCGAATTGGGAAGCTCTGAATCGACGAATACTCTCAATGCTTTTGAGGAGATTCTCAATAGCAGAGTTGTCATAGAGCTTGGCACCGTGGCCAGGGGGTCCTTTAGCCTTAATCACAAGCCACCAGGGACTCCTCTCTCCATAGAATACTCTGTAACTCTTACTAGGCGATGGCAGACCTGTAAAGAATGTagttaacatataaataaaggaaaaaaaaaggggTGGTGTTTTCCTTTCCTTACTTACCTTCGTCGAGCACGATTCCGACGTTCAAGGACTTGAAGAGGTGGGATTCAACGAACTTCTCGGCTCCATCGTGGCCGCCGATCTCTTCATCGGGGACGAAGGAGAGATAGACGGATCGGAGTGGGTGGAAGCCAGAAGCCTGGAGCTTGCGTATGGCCTCGAGGTACTGCATCCCAACGCACTTCATGTCCTGCGAACCTCTGGCATAAATGTCTCCTTGGTTGTCCATGTGAGCGTGGAGCGGGTGGTGTGTCCACTTGGATTCCTCGAAGGGAACCACATCGGTGTGGGAGTTTAGGAGAATGGCAGGCAGGGTTGGGTCAGAGCCTACCCATTTGAGGAGAAGATGCGGCTTTCCCTTTACGAACTCGTTCGTCTGAGATTCGAGTGACAGCGACTTCGCCTGAGAGTTTAAAAAGTCAACGGCTTTGTAGTAGTCGGGTTTTGGCTGAACCGTGTCGATTCGGAGATACTCCTGGAATCTGGAGACTATAGCCTCCCCGTCGTCAGCAGCCGCAGAAAGGATGCATAGAGCAAGAACAACTTGAGCAAGGAGAAGACGACTCATCACTCACTGGAAGGTGAAGATTCTTCTGCAACCACTAGCACAAGCAGCAGCAGCGGTTGGAGAGAGATAGAGCAATAATGCGAAATTAAATTGACTCGGACCATCGAGGGCAGTTTTGTGAATAAAAGCAAGGTCAAGGGCGAAAGAAACTTTTAACGATTTTTGATAATCACCATGACATCCACTCAAACGAATGAGGAGCTGGTGGATCCAATCATGTCAATGGTTTCGCTTCTCTTGTTTCCGAATTGAAAACTGGGCCGTCGAAAATGAAATGGGCCTGGAAAACGTATTGgtcctttttttcttctttttctctttatagAAGAGATGGTCTGAAAGGGAACTATCAAAGTCAAAAACATGTCAGAGCAATCTTTTGTCGCTATCATCCCCACAAGTCTTGAAAGGGGAGCCTTATGATCAAAAGGAACCCCCAAAAACCCTCTCAAACGCATCGCTTTTGTCTGCCACTTTGAGGATCCCAAACAAACCACACCACACTGGTTGTTCATGGATTCTGGGCTTCAGCATCTCGCATTGCGCTTCTTCATTCTTCTCTGCTGCCTCTTTCAAGCCACCGCCGAGGATGGTAGCTGGAAGATAGCCACAGCCACGCTCTCCAGGGACAAGGACGGCTCCTCCTCTGTCACcactggttcttcttcttctcactcTCTCCTATCTATCTATTTATCTTCTTTCCTCAGGACTAACTAACTGGTGGTGATAGGAGGCGC comes from the Brassica rapa cultivar Chiifu-401-42 chromosome A01, CAAS_Brap_v3.01, whole genome shotgun sequence genome and includes:
- the LOC103827501 gene encoding aminoacylase-1B isoform X2, whose protein sequence is MSRLLLAQVVLALCILSAAADDGEAIVSRFQEYLRIDTVQPKPDYYKAVDFLNSQAKSLSLESQTNEFVKGKPHLLLKWVGSDPTLPAILLNSHTDVVPFEESKWTHHPLHAHMDNQGDIYARGSQDMKCVGMQYLEAIRKLQASGFHPLRSVYLSFVPDEEIGGHDGAEKFVESHLFKSLNVGIVLDEGLPSPSKSYRVFYGERSPWWLVIKAKGPPGHGAKLYDNSAIENLLKSIESIRRFRASQFDLLKAGGTAEGDVVSVNMAFLKAGTPSPTGFVMNLQPSEAEAGFDIRIPPSVDSEALERRLVEEWAPAARNMSVEFKQKHSGEPLLTTADDSNPWWRLLENAVKEAGGKTSKPEIFPASTDARYFRMAGVPAFGFSPISNTPSLLHDHNEYLGRAEYLKGIDVYVSIIKAYASYESKSGSRDEL
- the LOC103827501 gene encoding aminoacylase-1B isoform X1, which encodes MSRLLLAQVVLALCILSAAADDGEAIVSRFQEYLRIDTVQPKPDYYKAVDFLNSQAKSLSLESQTNEFVKGKPHLLLKWVGSDPTLPAILLNSHTDVVPFEESKWTHHPLHAHMDNQGDIYARGSQDMKCVGMQYLEAIRKLQASGFHPLRSVYLSFVPDEEIGGHDGAEKFVESHLFKSLNVGIVLDEGLPSPSKSYRVFYGERSPWWLVIKAKGPPGHGAKLYDNSAIENLLKSIESIRRFRASQFDLLKAGGTAEGDVVSVNMAFLKAGTPSPTGFVMNLQPSEAEAGFDIRIPPSVDSEALERRLVEEWAPAARNMSVECCQCLRQFKQKHSGEPLLTTADDSNPWWRLLENAVKEAGGKTSKPEIFPASTDARYFRMAGVPAFGFSPISNTPSLLHDHNEYLGRAEYLKGIDVYVSIIKAYASYESKSGSRDEL